In Archaeoglobus profundus DSM 5631, the sequence AGATATTGAAAGGATAGAGTCCATTGGATATAACAGGAGAGATTTCACCATAAAAATTGACGGCATCTACAGGTTGAGAAATGTGAACGGAAAGTGCTTCTTTCTCGACGAGAACAACAGATGCAAAATATACGAACACCGTCCTTTAGGCTGTAGGATCTATCCGTTAGTTCTTGATTTGGATAGAGGAGTCGTAGTTGTTGACAAGTTATGCCCAAAAGGGGATGAAGTTAGCGAGGAGAACATTAGGAGGGCTGAACCAATTCTCAGAGAGCTTGTAAGAAAGATCTATGGTCTAAAAGTTTAGCCTTAAAGCGTTCGAGCTTTTCCTTACCCCTTAAGAGTTTCTCGTTTGCAAAATCCGCTAAAAGCCTAATGTATTCTTCGCTTACAACAATTCTACCGTCAACAGCCAGAGGAGCTTCAAGCCTTTCGAAGGAAGTTATCTCGACAACAAGTCTGGTGAGCGAAATTAATCCGCACCTCCTAAAGCCAGAATCATTCGCAATCTTCATCAAAGCCTTAGCACACTCCAAGTCTCTACATGCTACATGTATAATCGGTGGATCTGAGATTAGCCAAGCTGTTCTAATCGATCCCTC encodes:
- a CDS encoding YkgJ family cysteine cluster protein, whose amino-acid sequence is MIKINCTVGGKFCGKCCHDTEMPLTEEDIERIESIGYNRRDFTIKIDGIYRLRNVNGKCFFLDENNRCKIYEHRPLGCRIYPLVLDLDRGVVVVDKLCPKGDEVSEENIRRAEPILRELVRKIYGLKV
- a CDS encoding tRNA(Phe) 7-((3-amino-3-carboxypropyl)-4-demethylwyosine(37)-N(4))-methyltransferase → MNWNEFKRSKLERLEKAKERKEVDEDIIPLLDLINSLDCFVTTSSCSGRIVVLDVPKIGDKLNAKFLDKWHQPIDWKEIVKALEGSIRTAWLISDPPIIHVACRDLECAKALMKIANDSGFRRCGLISLTRLVVEITSFERLEAPLAVDGRIVVSEEYIRLLADFANEKLLRGKEKLERFKAKLLDHRSFLQAL